From Malaya genurostris strain Urasoe2022 chromosome 2, Malgen_1.1, whole genome shotgun sequence:
GGTTTTGtagcggaaatgtttcgtgctcGTATCACCGAGGGTAACCGAAGTATGGTAGTTCTCTGCAAGATTCCACCGACCAATGCAGCTAGACGTAAGCAGTTTAATTCAATGATAGTATTCGATCGGGAAGTATTTGCTTACTCTAGTTTCCTTCCTGCGATATACGAGTTTCAACGAGAGAAAGGAATCACTGAAGAACAAGGTGTTGGATTTTTCAACACACCTCACTGTTACTTGGCCTACTGTGATGCAACTAAGGAAGAATCTGTCATCGTGATGGATGACTTACGACTGAAGGACTATCGAATGTGGAACAAAATGGTACCGGTTAACTACGAGCATACCAAACTATTGATGGTTCAGCTGGGAAGATTACATGCTCTGTCGTTTGCACTAAAAGACCAGCGCCCGGATGTATTTGAGAAGTTTAAAGTACCGGATCCTATGACAGAGGCCTTTCAGAAGAATCCTCCATTTATTGATATGATGTGTATGACACTTGATCGAGCATTGACAACGTTAGAACCGAACGAAGAAATAGCTCGCCAAAAGTTATTGAAACTAAAAAGTACCATGTTCAATGACATGGTAAACTTAACCGATGCGAATCCAGTGGAACGGTATGCCGTCGTTGGTCATGGTGATTGTTGGAGTAATAACATGATGTTTTCATACGAGGTGAGTGCCGTACCAGAACAGGATCAagagaattatttttttctacattttttcacAACTTCCAGAAAGGAGTTCCCACCGAGGTGATTTTATTGGACTGGCAGATATGTCGCTACGTATCACCGACCCTGGATATATTGTATTTTTTGTTCTGTTGCACCGATGGTGAATTCCGGGCGGCGCACTACGACGAAATGATCCGCATCTACTACGCATCACTCCGAACGCTGCTGGAGAAACTCGGTGGCGATTCGACAAGACAATTCCCATACACTGCCCTCCTGAGGCAACTGAAGCAGTACGGCAAGTTCGGTGTGATAATGGCATTGTTTTTGGTGCCGATGATGTGCATTGAAAACACCGATTTGCCCGATTTGGATGCTGAGGCAGAAAAGTTCGAGCAGACTCAACAAATCAATAATGAAATGTTCGCTGTGACCGAGAAAAGTGAGGTGAAATACCGAAAACGAATGTCGGCAGTCATCAGAGATGCGATTAGGTTCGGTTATCTGTAGGAAACATATATTTTATGTAGGAACACGTGTATGAGCCTTATCtcgtcattttttttgtaattttcgaaCATCTTGATTTGATGATAAGGAACGGTTTATAAAATGAGTAGGCACTTGAGATGGTCTAGTAGGCAATTTTGAAATCTGGAACCCGACCCGTGCccaattgaaaataaaacatctttACCCGACCCGAATTTGAGGATGATgtgttttttttcgaatccAAACCCAACCCGTGTCTgatacagaataaaaaatctgtatccgACCCGAtcctgaaaaaaatatttttttctgtacccGTAACGGACTCGAACCCGTTAGGTTCATTTCGCGAGTTGGATATCGGGTACGAATTCCCGAAACCCGTTCACCAATTCAAGATAAAATTgttagtagtatgagataaccacaaataactccaaattaaagttttctaaaatgtttgatatgaacgagcattaaggtaaAACTCAGAGCTAAAATAatgccgttttcgtttattgatcagagcagcccgagagctaacCCAGAGtcacccaaacaacttttgatatgtttgttttagcaacctggggtcgccctagatcggactccaatcacgTAGTTTCGCACTGAAaattccatgcgagtttgttaattttttcttttttctatgagttgttgtttaaggCGCGTACCAAGTGTTCGTTTTATTCGGAGTTAGGGTCGctcgcgtgtaggttcaaaaacgaaaacggtataaggcgtgcaaaattttcaatcgcatgaattgaacgagcaaagcgtatcgtgcaaaaaccGACACAGAGAAATACGAAGTATTCTCTGTGATTGAATGCAggaaatagggtaacagagatattttggcccactttaggaagcAGTTGCACAATATTGTGAAATAAGTGTATTAATTCAATACAATATGGACAAATTTCAAACAGAGATTGCTAATACACATGTTTTCTACGACAGGAAGCATGTTGTGACATAATACTATCGAGGATGTGTTTGTAATTATCGTTTTTAAATAtcgtgtttattgtttatttccgCCATCCCattaaccccttaacgctcaagagaatatgttttccttctataaaaatcgttatagattcttcaattactattaaattgatgtttttttcactgaatgttaaagaaaacttaacagatcggctgaaaagttcgtatcgtttctatgagagggcgccactagaattaaatccatatcattttcagttagtaccaaccttcaaaagatacgtgtataaatttgacagctgtctgattattagtttgtgagatattgcattttgagtgaagctacttttgttattgtgaaaaaaaaaatgaatttcgtgtgttgatgaaacactactttttgatgaaaaaaagtgccgccgataccaaaaaatggcttgatgagtgttatccagactctgcactgggcgaagcaacaattcgtaagtggtttgcaaaatttcgtactggtaatatgagcaccgaagacgatgaacgcagtggacgtccaaaagaggctgttaccgatgaaaacgtgaaaaaaatccacaaaatgattttcaatgaccgtaaagagaAGTTGATCGaggtagctgacaccctaaagatatcaaaggaacgtgttggacatattattcacgaattattggatatgagaaagctttgtgcaaaatgggtgccacgtgagctcacaatcgatcaaaaacaacaacgaattgatgattctgagcagtgtttggagctgttatatcgaaataaaaccgaaaccgatcgtcgatatataacaatggacgaaacatggttccatcacttcactccgaagtccaatcgacagtctgctgagtggactgcacgcgatgaaccgaacccaaagcgtggaaagactcaacaatcggccggcaaggttatggcgtctgtattttgggattcgcatggtataattttcatcgactaccttgaaaagggaaaaatcatcaacagtgactattatatatagcgttattagagcgtttgaaggacgaaatttcaaaaaaacggccccatttgaagaagaaaaaagttttatttcatcaaggcaatgtcacaagtcgatgaaaaccatgctgaaattgaacgaattgggctttgaattgttccctcatccaccgtattctccagatttggcccccagtgacttttttctgttctcagacctcaagagaatgctcgctggtaaaaaatttagaagcaatgaagaggtaatcgctgaaactgaggcctattttgaggcaaaggacaaatcgtactacaaaaatggtatcgaaaagttggaagatcgctataatcgctgtatcgcctctgatggcaattatgttgaataataaaaacgaattttggcaaaaaaatttgtgtttctattaaacgatacgaacttttcagtcgaactCTTATTTCCgaggcgacaaatgtgtttctgaactaataagtaaaaagaactatcaatctttattgcactaaatagtttgtacaaaatgacgtatagaaaatagaacacataataaatgtgttatgtgcaatgTCCACAAatacatgaaatcgtttcgtagaatgccataactaactatcTATTtaactattctgataattaaagcaattaaagcaataaattaaattacgatataatgaacccaactcttcttttatttatttctaagaatcataggggaaaatatttcccatgaaattataggaaacttatgcacaaaaagcaaagtcttggcattacattcctttcgtggaatttggcctttctgtttcaacagacttcgcagccgattcttagtgtacagaatcattgcatggctagtactatggatcctactgacactaagaatccttccagatcgggactagaacatacgacagctggcttgtaagacgagcgtcctatgcattgaaccgcaaacccgaaacaacttatgcaccctgctatgtaTTTCTGGTGTTATTCTCCCAATTTGCACCCCAAAAGCTTTAATATTATCTTGTACTGACATACttcgtcctgcacatcttatggtcgtgaaagggttaacCTTCCCGAATAAATTGCAGCAAAATACGCGTatgaagcgagaggactagtgtttgatggacagagaagatgtttggatgtaaggtatcggtcgggtgacggccaggatgtagaccatgttcgatgtacgttgctactatgtctgtttcgagttttagtgtggctaaagcaagatcagagtggcgaaatggtagcgcgtatgcacggaatgcataagaacgcaggttcgagtcctgtctctgagcgtatctttttccaaaaattcatcttttctgttagtttttctttcacttggcttctccaatatatatttccgctcagtcattgcaaaaacggaGCAAAATACTGTTCAAAATTATTTGAGTGTGCTCATCCAACTGTTTTAGCGACCGAACAAAAACATGACTGTAAATCTAATGGATTTTATTATATCCCAGAGAAGACTTGCCACTTTATCCAATTGAGTTATAGATGCATTGAGTAAATGTGGATACATCTTTCTATTAGCCCAACACGTAAACATAACTGTTATATTGCTTTCTGCAGGACCCAGGTCGAGACCttatatacatttttttctccACGTGTATAAATCACTTTATCGATAGCTGGATCAAGATAGAAGGAAGACTCATCGCCATTCAGTACACCGTCGGCCCTCATAAGGACTTCAGAGAGCCCTTCTTCTTCCAAAATAGCTAACACCTCCTTCAACCTATTCCGAACATTGAGCTCTGTAAAATTGTTGTGGACAATCAGTATCCTTTCGTTTTTTGGACATGGCgtaatttttaattataaaatattgttttgcttttattTCCATAAACCTTACTTCATATTGCTCGTAATTATTGACTTTCTTCATTACACACAAAACACGTCGTAATATGAATATGAgatgaaatattatttgaaaaatgatgGCGAAAATTTAATCTCCTctttatttcgatttcttaaatcgaaattttttggcaaaaaagtcCTAACTTTTCATTATACGggaccgggtgtcaattaaaaatttcaaaaatagctgcgtaacctttttctgaattgatataatttaacatccaatcgattcggaaacttttaacttaaacatgtatggaaaCGTCGTTTCAGcaattcaatagcatactacagggtccgccatgtaactttttttttaaaacatgcaataaaacacaaacggttcatcaatttattttttcatattaaagtacaatccttccggttaattgtggaatataatttcatgcattggctggccttgcagtaccgcatacggtcggtccagttttttagtacattttcgattgtatgcagctttatttcagctatggctgcacgaatgttgttcttcaaggcttgaattgtctctggcttgtccacataacacttatctttgacagcccccaaagataatagtctaatggCGTCAAaacacagctccgaggcggccaaacgacatccgaatttcgactgatcattcgatcttcgaagactgtgcgcagaatatcgatcgtagcgttggctgtgtgacacggagcgccgtcttgttggaaccaaatggtgtccaagtcttcttcttcaagtaacgggaagaatcaatcgctaatcatggcgcggtagcgctcgtcattgaccgtggcggtggttcctgcctcatttttgaagaaaaatggcccaatgatgccgccagaccaaaatccgcaccaaatcgtcactctctgaggatgcatcggcttctccatgataacgtgcgggttttccgtcccccagatgcgacaattttgcttattaacatacccaccgagatgaaaatgtgcctcatccgagaagatgattttttggcattttTCATGAGAAGAGTTCTCTACCTAGTGTAATCTAAATAGTCTTctgccat
This genomic window contains:
- the LOC131430888 gene encoding uncharacterized protein LOC131430888, translating into MGEEAPAEAQHVQKDLYHAGDDVSSKHLVPDKVASEPTASSKPEDKTAYPSATVELKANVAPAYIHEAMAKMAPELGFTPGQFQVSFEVGSSKGDGFVAEMFRARITEGNRSMVVLCKIPPTNAARRKQFNSMIVFDREVFAYSSFLPAIYEFQREKGITEEQGVGFFNTPHCYLAYCDATKEESVIVMDDLRLKDYRMWNKMVPVNYEHTKLLMVQLGRLHALSFALKDQRPDVFEKFKVPDPMTEAFQKNPPFIDMMCMTLDRALTTLEPNEEIARQKLLKLKSTMFNDMVNLTDANPVERYAVVGHGDCWSNNMMFSYEKGVPTEVILLDWQICRYVSPTLDILYFLFCCTDGEFRAAHYDEMIRIYYASLRTLLEKLGGDSTRQFPYTALLRQLKQYGKFGVIMALFLVPMMCIENTDLPDLDAEAEKFEQTQQINNEMFAVTEKSEVKYRKRMSAVIRDAIRFGYL